A single window of Terriglobales bacterium DNA harbors:
- a CDS encoding VWA domain-containing protein, which produces MNRPSLPPRSGALWTALLLMLVLVFSAAGLVAAAPPQDEPKPAEKKAEQKPDEAGGPNAPVGPIAVPKRKEEAPPPEPARRPGPSDMPDYSLRVDVPLVNVDVLVLTKDGQFVPGLKKEHFRVLEDGVPQKITNFGQSEAPITAVLVVEFASTYYDFVYDALNASYQFASTLKPQDWVAVVAFDMKPRIMVDFTQNKGAIYGALGQLRMPGFSETNVFDALYDTLDRIDGIEGRKYVILVSRGIDTFSKITLDRTLKKIRETRDVTIFTISTGEALRLWAESHGMIGPITSLEFLQADNQMRHFAEMTGGRWYKPRFEGEFPGIFREIAAITRNQYTLSYHPTNRALDGSYRKIKVELVAPDGSGPLKVKNEKNKDVKVQIIAREGYTARHVVD; this is translated from the coding sequence TTGAACCGACCTTCCCTTCCGCCGCGGTCCGGTGCTCTGTGGACGGCGCTCCTGCTGATGTTGGTCCTGGTGTTCTCCGCCGCCGGTCTGGTGGCGGCTGCTCCTCCGCAGGACGAGCCCAAGCCCGCGGAAAAGAAGGCGGAACAGAAACCCGACGAGGCCGGCGGTCCCAACGCCCCGGTGGGTCCCATCGCAGTGCCCAAGCGCAAGGAGGAAGCCCCGCCGCCCGAGCCGGCGCGGCGGCCCGGTCCCTCCGATATGCCGGATTACTCCCTGCGGGTGGACGTGCCCCTGGTGAACGTGGACGTGCTGGTGCTCACCAAGGACGGCCAGTTCGTGCCCGGGCTGAAGAAAGAGCACTTCCGCGTGCTGGAGGACGGCGTCCCCCAGAAGATCACGAATTTCGGCCAGTCGGAAGCGCCCATCACTGCGGTGCTGGTGGTGGAGTTCGCGTCCACTTACTACGATTTTGTCTATGACGCGCTCAACGCCTCCTACCAGTTCGCCAGCACGCTCAAGCCGCAGGATTGGGTGGCCGTGGTCGCGTTCGACATGAAGCCCCGCATCATGGTGGACTTCACGCAGAACAAGGGCGCGATCTACGGGGCGCTGGGCCAGTTGCGCATGCCGGGCTTCAGCGAGACCAACGTCTTTGACGCGCTCTATGACACCCTCGACCGCATCGACGGCATCGAGGGACGCAAGTACGTCATCCTGGTGAGCCGCGGCATCGATACCTTCAGCAAGATCACGCTCGACCGCACACTGAAGAAGATCCGGGAGACGCGCGACGTCACCATCTTCACCATCTCGACCGGCGAAGCCCTGCGCCTGTGGGCGGAATCGCACGGCATGATCGGTCCCATCACCAGCCTGGAGTTCCTGCAGGCCGACAACCAGATGCGCCACTTCGCCGAAATGACCGGCGGCCGCTGGTACAAGCCGCGCTTCGAGGGCGAGTTCCCCGGTATCTTCCGCGAGATCGCCGCCATCACGCGCAACCAGTACACGCTCTCTTACCACCCCACCAACCGGGCGCTGGACGGCAGCTATCGCAAGATCAAGGTGGAGCTGGTGGCGCCCGATGGCAGCGGCCCGTTGAAGGTGAAGAACGAGAAGAACAAGGACGTTAAAGTCCAGATCATCGCCCGCGAAGGCTACACCGCGCGACACGTGGTGGATTAA
- a CDS encoding isoprenylcysteine carboxylmethyltransferase family protein, with protein MHRFFDTVAWLLVSWYATIPSFWLIIHPFPEFWRRVRSPYRVILPLWLLMIAAAAFATRPWRHVHLYDTPYSWALFVPFAATAIFFYRGSRRHISGPQVMGRPEVEAAKHEQKLVTTGMHGRVRHPLYVGHMLMMFGWSAGSGLVVCYALTAFALLTGAIMIPLEEKELERRFGEQYREYKKKVPMLIPKASSS; from the coding sequence ATGCACCGTTTCTTCGACACCGTCGCCTGGCTCCTCGTCTCCTGGTACGCGACCATTCCCTCCTTCTGGCTCATCATCCATCCTTTCCCGGAGTTCTGGCGGCGCGTGCGTTCGCCCTACCGCGTCATTCTTCCCCTTTGGTTATTGATGATCGCCGCCGCGGCCTTCGCCACCCGGCCATGGCGCCATGTGCATCTGTATGACACGCCGTATTCCTGGGCGCTGTTCGTTCCCTTCGCCGCCACGGCCATCTTTTTCTACCGCGGCTCGCGCCGGCATATCAGCGGGCCGCAGGTGATGGGCCGGCCGGAGGTGGAAGCCGCGAAGCACGAACAGAAGCTGGTCACTACCGGCATGCACGGCCGGGTGCGCCATCCGCTCTACGTCGGCCACATGCTCATGATGTTCGGCTGGAGCGCCGGCTCCGGGCTCGTCGTCTGCTATGCGCTCACCGCCTTTGCCCTCCTCACCGGCGCCATCATGATTCCCTTGGAGGAAAAGGAACTGGAGCGCCGCTTCGGCGAGCAGTATCGCGAGTATAAGAAAAAGGTGCCCATGCTGATTCCCAAGGCTTCTTCAAGCTAG
- a CDS encoding FtsX-like permease family protein, translated as MRIELFIASRYLRAKRRQAVISVITAISVVGVAAGVASLIIALAINNGFRQDLQQRLLGASAHVSLLRAEADGIRDWRELAARLEKQPGVLAAAPAIYEQVLVSRGARAKGVVLKGVVPEKERKVSDLLAAVKFGSAEELSSRPAGREAGEELPDPLDRRHAPIVLGKGLADELGATVGSVVLVTSPQGELTPFGIVPKYVRFRVVGIFDSGFYDYDHAWAFTGLEYAQRLFGLGDVASVIEFRVASDDLDRADEIGRRLEPVAGPGYVSTNWMEQNRALFRALRLERVVTFITIGLIVLVAALNILISLIMMVMEKTRDIAVLMSMGARRAQVRRIFIAQGVMIGVVGTALGLIAGYALSWAGGHYRWISLSPEIYSIDYVPFAPRLLDGVVVALVAIGISFIATLYPSWSAARVLPAEALRYE; from the coding sequence ATGAGAATCGAGCTATTCATCGCTTCGAGATACCTGCGCGCCAAACGCAGGCAGGCCGTCATCTCGGTCATCACCGCCATCTCGGTGGTGGGAGTGGCGGCGGGCGTGGCTTCGCTCATCATCGCGCTGGCCATCAACAACGGATTCCGCCAGGACCTGCAACAGCGCCTGCTGGGCGCTTCCGCGCACGTGAGCCTGCTGCGCGCCGAAGCCGACGGCATCCGCGACTGGCGCGAACTCGCCGCCCGCCTGGAGAAGCAGCCCGGCGTCCTCGCCGCGGCTCCGGCCATCTACGAGCAGGTGCTGGTGTCGCGCGGCGCACGCGCCAAGGGCGTGGTGCTCAAAGGCGTCGTTCCGGAGAAAGAACGAAAAGTCAGCGACCTGCTGGCGGCGGTGAAGTTCGGCTCGGCGGAGGAACTCAGCTCACGGCCCGCCGGACGCGAAGCCGGCGAAGAGCTCCCCGATCCGCTCGATCGCCGCCACGCGCCCATCGTCCTGGGCAAGGGTCTGGCCGACGAACTGGGCGCCACCGTGGGCTCGGTGGTGCTGGTCACCAGCCCGCAGGGCGAGCTGACGCCGTTCGGCATCGTGCCCAAGTACGTCCGCTTCCGCGTGGTGGGCATCTTCGACTCCGGCTTCTACGACTACGACCACGCCTGGGCGTTCACCGGCCTGGAGTACGCGCAGCGCCTCTTTGGCCTGGGCGACGTGGCCAGCGTCATCGAGTTCCGCGTGGCCTCGGACGATCTCGATCGCGCCGACGAAATTGGCCGCCGGCTCGAGCCCGTCGCCGGTCCCGGCTACGTCTCCACCAACTGGATGGAGCAGAACCGCGCCCTGTTCCGCGCCCTGCGCCTGGAGCGCGTCGTGACCTTCATCACCATCGGGCTCATCGTGCTGGTGGCCGCGCTCAACATCCTCATCTCGCTCATCATGATGGTCATGGAAAAGACCCGCGACATCGCCGTGCTGATGTCCATGGGCGCGCGGCGGGCCCAGGTGCGCCGCATCTTCATCGCCCAGGGCGTGATGATCGGCGTGGTCGGCACCGCCCTGGGCCTGATTGCCGGATACGCGCTCTCCTGGGCCGGCGGCCACTACCGATGGATTTCGCTCTCGCCCGAGATCTATTCCATTGACTACGTCCCCTTCGCTCCGCGCCTGCTGGATGGCGTGGTCGTCGCCCTGGTCGCCATCGGCATCTCGTTCATCGCGACTCTTTATCCCTCGTGGTCGGCGGCGCGGGTGCTGCCCGCGGAGGCGCTGAGGTACGAGTGA
- a CDS encoding antibiotic biosynthesis monooxygenase has translation MFARMVELTLKKDKLNELRDRFDSEILPLLRRQTGFTDELVLRADGNSERVVAISLWNTREDAERYHREHYPKIADILKPLLATNPTLQTFTVEVSTPHKISAKAA, from the coding sequence ATGTTCGCTCGCATGGTTGAACTCACCCTGAAAAAGGACAAACTGAACGAACTGCGCGACCGGTTCGACAGCGAGATCCTGCCGCTGCTGCGCAGGCAGACAGGATTCACTGACGAGCTGGTGCTGCGCGCCGACGGCAATTCGGAACGCGTCGTGGCCATCAGCCTGTGGAACACGCGCGAGGATGCGGAGCGCTATCACCGCGAGCACTATCCCAAGATCGCGGACATCCTCAAGCCCCTGCTGGCTACCAACCCCACGCTCCAGACCTTCACCGTGGAAGTCTCCACACCTCACAAGATTTCCGCCAAAGCGGCGTAA